The proteins below come from a single Molothrus ater isolate BHLD 08-10-18 breed brown headed cowbird chromosome 3, BPBGC_Mater_1.1, whole genome shotgun sequence genomic window:
- the HTR1E gene encoding 5-hydroxytryptamine receptor 1E, whose amino-acid sequence MNFTNCTTEASEAAKPKTVTEKMLVTLTLATITTLTMLLNSAVIAAISTTKKLHQPANYLICSLAVTDLLVAVLVMPLSITYIMMDKWTLGYFICEIWLSVDMTCCTCSILHLCVIALDRYWAITDAIEYARKRTAKRAGLMIVTVWTISVFISMPPLFWRNHHSISIPSECRIQHDHVIYTIYSTFGAFYIPLTLILILYYRIYHAAKSLYQKRGSSRHLSNRSTDSQNSFASCKLTQTFCVSDFSTSDPTTEFDKINASVRIPPFENDLDPAGDRQQISTTRERKAARILGLILGAFILSWLPFFIKELLVGLHICTVSPEVADFLTWLGYVNSLINPLLYTSFNEDFKLAFRKLIRCREHT is encoded by the coding sequence ATGAATTTCACAAATTGCACCACTGAAGCCAGTGAGGCTGCAAAGCCAAAGACAGTAACTGAAAAGATGCTCGTTACCCTGACCTTGGCCACAATCACAACCTTGACTATGCTGCTGAATTCTGCTGTAATTGCAGCAATCTCCACAACCAAGAAGCTCCACCAGCCGGCAAATTATCTCATATGTTCACTGGCTGTGACAGATCTCCTTGTTGCTGTTCTCGTCATGCCCTTGAGCATCACTTACATAATGATGGATAAATGGACTCTGGGATACTTCATCTGTGAGATCTGGCTCAGCGTCGACATGACCTGTTGCACGTGTTCAATCCTTCATCTGTGCGTCATCGCGCTGGACAGGTACTGGGCCATCACAGACGCCATCGAGTACGCCAGGAAGAGAACAGCAAAAAGGGCTGGGCTGATGATAGTCACTGTGTGGACCATCTCCGTTTTCATATCAATGCCCCCCCTGTTTTGGAGAAACCACCACAGCATCAGTATTCCCAGCGAGTGTCGCATTCAGCATGACCATGTCATCTACACTATTTATTCCACATTCGGGGCATTTTACATCCCCTTGACTTTGATCCTGATCCTGTACTACAGAATTTACCATGCTGCAAAGAGCCTTTACCAAAAGCGGGGTTCAAGCCGCCACCTCAGCAACAGGAGCACTGACAGCCAGAACTCATTTGCCAGCTGCAAGCTCACACAGACGTTCTGTGTCTCGGACTTCTCCACATCTGACCCAACCACAGAGTTTGATAAAATCAACGCATCCGTGAGGATTCCTCCTTTTGAGAATGACTTGGACCCAGCTGGCGACCGGCAGCAGATCTCCACTACACGAGAACGAAAGGCTGCTCGCATCTTGGGGCTGATTTTAGGTGCTTTCATTTTGTCCTGGTTGCCCTTTTTCATCAAGGAATTGCTTGTGGGCCTCCACATTTGCACTGTCTCTCCAGAGGTAGCAGACTTCTTAACCTGGCTTGGGTATGTCAACTCGCTCATCAACCCTTTGCTGTACACGAGCTTTAACGAGGATTTCAAGCTGGCCTTTAGAAAGCTCATCAGGTGTCGAGAACATACTTAG